From Myxococcus stipitatus, the proteins below share one genomic window:
- a CDS encoding ABC1 kinase family protein: MLSVWEAQARQLALARVLRRFLERAGGAWVKLGQVLAMRIDFFPPRVVEVLSSLLDRIPSFPFEEARRIVEADLGGRLRELFSAFPEEPIAAASFGQVYRATLPSGEVVAVKVQRPGLRTLIAADVVALRGLAFWVDSLRLLGSLRLGAQVTQLQESLEEELDYGFEAENLRRAQEVSRYNRIVRIPRLHEELLGPRVLTMEFLDGCWVSDVLSRLRSEGEAGRERLEEEAGLDLPLVAQRIFDIGMRHLFDVRIFHADPHAANIVILEGDVVGYVDFGIVGTMDEDLADTQERYFVAVQEGRVSDAAATMVEMVEIPERRRDRIAAFRGSVETLIRGWLARMRDGTLEDKSTARLLLNTLAIIREYDFNLAPGAMRYFRALILSDVIILQLDPDFDFVHHLRRYFRRRQIRRLREWTRPERLRKLAADYAELFIAAPTLTRRLSEAPRNRREALIIRTGLLDRVYSGLRLASLTGLVTVLGARGFGIQAVDLLIPPGVSLDWKLAAAAFLLSWRVFATLSR, from the coding sequence TTGCTGAGCGTCTGGGAGGCGCAGGCGCGGCAGCTCGCCCTGGCGCGCGTGCTGCGCCGCTTCCTGGAGCGCGCGGGGGGCGCGTGGGTGAAGCTGGGCCAGGTTCTCGCGATGCGCATCGACTTCTTCCCGCCCCGGGTCGTGGAGGTGCTGTCCTCGCTCCTGGATCGCATCCCTTCATTCCCATTCGAGGAGGCCCGGCGCATCGTCGAGGCGGACCTCGGCGGGCGGCTGCGCGAGCTGTTCTCCGCGTTCCCGGAGGAGCCGATCGCCGCGGCCTCGTTCGGGCAGGTCTACCGTGCCACCTTGCCCTCGGGCGAGGTGGTCGCGGTGAAGGTGCAGCGCCCGGGGCTGAGGACCCTCATCGCCGCGGACGTGGTGGCCCTGCGCGGGCTCGCCTTCTGGGTGGACTCCCTGCGACTGCTCGGTTCGCTGCGGCTGGGCGCGCAGGTGACGCAACTCCAGGAGAGCCTCGAGGAGGAGCTGGACTACGGTTTCGAGGCGGAGAACCTCCGGCGCGCGCAGGAGGTGAGCCGCTACAACCGGATCGTTCGCATCCCCCGACTCCACGAGGAGTTGCTGGGGCCGCGCGTGCTCACGATGGAGTTCCTCGACGGATGCTGGGTAAGCGACGTCCTCTCGCGGTTGCGGAGCGAGGGCGAGGCCGGTCGCGAGCGATTGGAGGAGGAGGCGGGGCTGGATCTCCCGCTGGTGGCGCAGCGCATCTTCGACATCGGCATGCGCCACCTCTTCGACGTGCGCATCTTCCACGCGGACCCACACGCGGCAAACATCGTCATCCTCGAAGGCGACGTGGTCGGCTACGTGGACTTCGGCATCGTCGGGACGATGGACGAGGACCTGGCGGACACGCAGGAGCGGTACTTCGTGGCGGTCCAGGAGGGGAGGGTCTCGGACGCGGCCGCGACCATGGTGGAGATGGTGGAGATCCCCGAGCGCCGCCGCGACCGCATCGCCGCTTTCCGGGGCAGCGTGGAGACGCTCATCCGTGGGTGGCTGGCGCGGATGCGCGACGGCACCCTCGAGGACAAGAGCACGGCGCGGCTGCTCCTGAATACCCTGGCGATCATCCGCGAATACGACTTCAACCTCGCCCCCGGGGCGATGCGCTACTTCCGGGCGCTCATCCTCTCGGATGTCATCATCCTCCAGTTGGATCCGGACTTCGATTTCGTCCACCACCTGCGGCGCTACTTCCGCAGGCGGCAGATCCGTCGGCTCCGCGAGTGGACCCGTCCCGAGCGGCTGCGCAAGCTCGCGGCGGACTACGCGGAGCTGTTCATCGCGGCGCCGACCCTGACTCGCAGGCTCTCGGAGGCGCCTCGCAACCGGCGCGAGGCGCTCATCATCAGGACCGGCCTGCTGGACCGCGTCTATTCGGGGCTGCGCCTTGCCTCGCTGACGGGGCTCGTCACGGTGCTGGGGGCCCGTGGCTTCGGCATCCAGGCGGTGGACCTGCTCATCCCCCCTGGCGTGTCCCTCGACTGGAAGCTGGCGGCCGCCGCCTTCCTGCTCTCGTGGCGAGTGTTCGCCACGCTCTCCCGTTGA
- a CDS encoding polyprenyl synthetase family protein produces the protein MRSDYSSEFLKDMAPMLGEHYVKWLPYCREAVRATVLEMKDPEVLSKALGFPVTDEVLEGLSAAWFSPLLSYLERSGKLLRPYLVCLCLEAYGKDPREWRRQVGLGEVIHSSSLILDDVSDDSLFRRGAPSAHQLFGMRVAGSSALAWLNLGFHLAWLDREALGEQATHALIEALSWEHFVTGVGTTIDVTWAWRRHERRLPSQYLQQVVHRSTSYTYRLPLKIGAITGGAPKADAERLAAFGEELGLAFQLVDDILNIKPDDPHWGKETAEDIVQGKRSLQVLYALERLEGARRRRLLEILDSRTHDQEVLKEAVALIESTGALWDSMALAQKFRTHCDDILQGLSLAPIHRDRLGALAEYVVRRAR, from the coding sequence ATGCGGAGTGACTACAGCAGCGAGTTCCTCAAGGACATGGCCCCCATGCTCGGGGAGCACTACGTGAAGTGGCTGCCGTATTGCCGCGAGGCGGTCCGCGCCACGGTGCTGGAAATGAAGGACCCCGAGGTGCTCTCCAAGGCCCTCGGATTCCCGGTCACCGACGAGGTGCTCGAAGGGCTGAGCGCCGCCTGGTTCTCGCCGCTGCTCTCCTACCTGGAGCGCAGCGGCAAGCTGCTCCGCCCCTATCTCGTCTGCCTCTGCCTGGAGGCCTACGGGAAGGACCCGCGCGAGTGGCGCCGGCAGGTGGGCCTCGGGGAGGTCATCCACTCCTCCTCGCTCATCCTCGACGACGTCTCGGACGACTCGCTCTTCCGGCGCGGCGCGCCGTCGGCGCACCAGCTGTTCGGGATGCGCGTGGCGGGGTCCTCGGCGCTCGCCTGGCTCAACCTCGGCTTCCACCTGGCGTGGCTGGACCGTGAGGCGTTGGGCGAGCAGGCCACCCATGCGCTCATCGAGGCCCTCTCCTGGGAGCACTTCGTCACGGGGGTGGGGACCACCATCGACGTGACGTGGGCCTGGCGGCGGCACGAGCGCCGCTTGCCTTCCCAGTACCTGCAGCAGGTGGTGCACCGCTCCACGTCGTACACCTACCGGTTGCCCCTGAAGATCGGCGCCATCACCGGGGGCGCGCCGAAGGCGGATGCCGAGCGGCTCGCCGCGTTCGGCGAGGAGCTGGGGCTCGCGTTCCAGCTGGTGGACGACATCCTCAACATCAAGCCGGATGATCCCCACTGGGGGAAGGAGACCGCCGAGGACATCGTCCAGGGGAAGCGTTCACTCCAGGTGCTCTACGCGCTGGAGCGGCTGGAGGGCGCGCGCCGGCGCAGGTTGCTGGAGATCCTCGACAGCCGAACGCATGACCAGGAGGTCCTGAAGGAGGCGGTCGCCCTCATCGAGAGCACGGGCGCGCTGTGGGACAGCATGGCGCTCGCCCAGAAGTTCAGGACCCACTGCGATGACATCCTCCAGGGGCTCTCCCTGGCGCCAATCCATCGCGATCGGCTCGGCGCGTTGGCCGAGTACGTGGTGCGCCGCGCGCGCTGA
- a CDS encoding UbiA family prenyltransferase — protein MSALSFVASVIFNNRLHVALMPAALTLFWNVALGLPLPAEYLLMTTLHTAGGYWWNMVTDAVEDSINYPRRGRFIWPDSRLTLLLILACFVGSLFLAARAGWLFVLYGTVMNVLGTLYGLRMRLPGGREFRVKSVLGLKNLYAAFFWSVSLVLSPYVYLGRVPDGRAALVVAISCMISLFVELLWDVRDIAGDRVAGMRTLPIVLGEERSRWLLHGANVVYAALLLYGLASGLLPSPYAVALVHAALVAVYVEHFFRRADRQLSSHLYLLFGGVFIGIVIAMGAPGRTILPDVMQGLPR, from the coding sequence ATGAGCGCACTGTCGTTCGTTGCGTCGGTCATCTTCAACAACCGCCTCCATGTTGCCCTGATGCCAGCGGCGCTCACGCTCTTCTGGAACGTGGCGCTCGGACTGCCATTGCCGGCCGAGTACCTCCTGATGACCACCCTCCATACGGCGGGCGGGTACTGGTGGAACATGGTGACCGACGCGGTCGAGGACTCCATCAACTACCCCCGGCGGGGCCGCTTCATCTGGCCCGACAGCCGGCTCACGTTGCTGCTCATCCTGGCGTGTTTCGTGGGCTCGCTCTTCCTGGCGGCCCGCGCGGGTTGGCTCTTCGTCCTCTATGGCACGGTGATGAATGTCCTGGGCACGCTCTACGGCTTGAGGATGCGATTGCCCGGGGGGCGGGAGTTCAGGGTGAAGAGCGTCCTGGGGTTGAAGAACCTGTACGCGGCCTTCTTCTGGTCGGTGAGTCTCGTCCTCTCTCCCTATGTCTATCTGGGGCGCGTCCCCGATGGTCGCGCCGCGCTCGTGGTGGCCATCTCCTGCATGATCTCCCTCTTCGTCGAGCTGCTCTGGGACGTGCGGGACATCGCGGGGGATCGCGTCGCGGGCATGCGGACACTCCCCATCGTCCTCGGGGAAGAGCGCAGTCGCTGGCTCCTGCACGGGGCGAACGTGGTGTACGCGGCGCTCCTCCTCTACGGCCTCGCGTCCGGTCTGCTTCCGTCGCCCTACGCGGTCGCGCTGGTTCACGCGGCGCTGGTCGCCGTCTACGTCGAACACTTCTTCCGGCGCGCGGATCGTCAGTTGTCATCGCATCTCTATCTCCTCTTCGGGGGTGTCTTCATCGGCATCGTCATCGCGATGGGGGCGCCGGGCCGGACCATTCTCCCGGATGTCATGCAAGGACTACCGCGATGA
- a CDS encoding HAD-IIA family hydrolase, which produces MRGTSTPGPRDAKGPLRRVVFDLHGVLVGHPLPLPGAPAGEVISRLRAEGVAVAFVTNSSSSSASDIIRMMADVGVEVRPGEAISAGGAMALYLREHHPGARLLLVGQPGLRRLIAEAADAPVRWVSNGDAADVVVVGRAPGLTVRELEEAARAGRRGALLLATSEDASFLVSGEQVPGPGKTLRQVEHAMGVSARIIGKPDPFILMRGLGLSPEQLRSTLVVGDSSIDVRLGVRAGAATVLFNAPAEQDGPTPDWRIERLEEVLELVGRTK; this is translated from the coding sequence ATGCGTGGCACATCGACTCCGGGGCCCAGGGACGCGAAGGGTCCCCTCCGGCGAGTGGTGTTCGATCTGCATGGGGTCCTGGTGGGGCATCCCCTCCCATTGCCCGGTGCTCCGGCGGGTGAGGTGATCTCCCGCCTGCGCGCGGAGGGCGTCGCCGTCGCCTTCGTCACCAACAGCAGCAGCTCCAGCGCGTCGGACATCATCCGCATGATGGCCGACGTCGGTGTCGAGGTCCGGCCCGGGGAGGCCATCTCGGCCGGGGGCGCCATGGCGCTCTATCTGCGCGAGCATCATCCAGGCGCCCGTCTCTTGCTGGTGGGGCAGCCCGGGCTGCGACGGCTCATCGCGGAGGCCGCGGACGCGCCGGTGCGGTGGGTCTCGAACGGAGACGCGGCGGACGTCGTCGTGGTCGGGCGTGCTCCAGGGTTGACGGTGAGGGAGCTCGAGGAGGCGGCGCGCGCGGGTCGCCGTGGAGCCTTGCTCCTCGCCACCAGCGAGGATGCCAGCTTCCTCGTGAGCGGCGAGCAGGTGCCAGGCCCGGGGAAGACCCTGCGGCAGGTGGAGCACGCGATGGGCGTGAGCGCACGCATCATCGGCAAGCCGGACCCCTTCATCCTCATGCGCGGGTTGGGGCTGTCGCCCGAACAGCTCCGGAGCACGCTGGTCGTCGGTGACTCGAGCATCGATGTGCGGCTCGGGGTGAGGGCCGGCGCCGCGACGGTGCTCTTCAACGCCCCGGCTGAACAGGACGGGCCCACGCCGGACTGGCGCATCGAGCGGCTGGAAGAGGTCCTCGAACTCGTCGGGAGGACAAAATGA
- a CDS encoding polyprenyl synthetase family protein, with translation MTRPGFEPFLDGMIAEVNTAMRRVLVSSLERSLEVDHPVLSRIYRGPLAYVESGGKRLHGGIVVLAFGAVGGKRREAILPVAAALQLYHHHTLVHDDIFDEDGERRGAPSVHRAFADWFAPSHPRPAAPPEPGDGRVFLGTAERLGSIAGLLQGNMVRAFAYDAICGAPFPAERALEAIRALNWHDVHLNAGQAKDVFHEGGEIPDPDECLDIARMKTGALCGIAAELGGVLGGGSRSQVRAVVDWATATAIAYQLKDDLEDLEEESEKGQGRGVGTDLRTCKPTFILGLALRQASPAGRRVLEDWIRGRAGDMRSVIAVLKESGATRACGAKVEALVDEATDALQRTAPALESEHVARMGDFTRYFVSDAYWKRQLVPARHPFAHEVG, from the coding sequence ATGACGAGGCCGGGATTCGAGCCGTTCCTGGATGGGATGATCGCGGAGGTGAACACCGCGATGCGACGCGTGCTGGTCTCCTCGCTGGAGAGGTCGCTGGAGGTGGACCATCCGGTGCTGAGCCGCATCTACCGGGGCCCCTTGGCCTACGTGGAGAGCGGTGGCAAACGCTTGCATGGCGGCATCGTGGTGCTCGCGTTCGGCGCGGTGGGAGGGAAGCGCCGCGAGGCCATCCTGCCGGTCGCCGCGGCGCTCCAGCTCTACCACCACCACACCCTGGTCCATGACGACATCTTCGACGAGGACGGCGAGCGTCGTGGCGCGCCGTCCGTCCACCGGGCGTTCGCGGACTGGTTCGCGCCGTCGCACCCGAGGCCCGCCGCGCCCCCCGAGCCCGGCGACGGGCGGGTGTTCCTGGGCACCGCCGAGCGGCTCGGCAGCATCGCGGGCTTGCTCCAGGGCAACATGGTGCGTGCGTTCGCCTACGACGCCATCTGCGGGGCGCCCTTCCCGGCGGAGCGCGCCCTGGAGGCGATCCGCGCGCTCAACTGGCACGACGTCCATCTCAACGCGGGGCAGGCGAAGGATGTCTTCCACGAGGGCGGGGAGATCCCCGATCCCGACGAGTGCCTCGACATCGCGAGGATGAAGACAGGCGCCCTGTGCGGCATCGCCGCCGAACTGGGCGGGGTGCTCGGCGGGGGCTCGCGGTCGCAGGTCCGCGCGGTGGTGGACTGGGCCACGGCCACGGCGATTGCCTACCAGCTCAAGGACGACCTGGAGGACCTCGAGGAGGAGAGCGAGAAGGGCCAGGGGCGTGGCGTGGGGACGGACCTGCGGACGTGCAAGCCGACCTTCATCCTCGGCCTGGCGTTGCGGCAGGCCTCTCCAGCGGGGCGGCGGGTCTTGGAGGACTGGATTCGCGGGCGGGCGGGGGACATGCGCTCGGTCATCGCCGTGCTGAAGGAGAGCGGCGCCACCCGCGCCTGCGGCGCGAAGGTCGAGGCCCTGGTCGACGAGGCGACGGACGCGCTCCAGCGGACGGCGCCGGCGCTGGAGTCCGAACACGTGGCGCGGATGGGCGACTTCACGCGGTACTTCGTCTCGGACGCCTATTGGAAGCGACAGCTGGTTCCCGCCCGCCATCCGTTCGCCCACGAGGTCGGCTGA
- a CDS encoding isopentenyl phosphate kinase: MASIADISVVKLGGSLLTDKASECVFDLSAALRLAGELARAGGPVVLLHGTGSFGKPPARRHGFADGFLPSGKASVVSEVESLLDDLRARVMNALRAQGVVACGLNASALFETDGGAICRCETWPIQLLVERGLVAVISGALVVDRSRGFAVCSSDAIAATVAARLGARRLLFATDTPGVMHREGGEERLLPELTEAWGDTVARPEDDVSGGMDGKVRAGFEAARAGVPTFILDGRVPGRLLQALRGEEVPGTWLRPSGGLASKETRECAA, translated from the coding sequence ATGGCTTCCATCGCGGACATCAGCGTCGTCAAACTCGGCGGAAGCCTGCTCACGGACAAGGCCAGCGAGTGCGTGTTCGACCTGTCCGCCGCACTCCGCCTGGCGGGTGAACTCGCTCGTGCGGGGGGACCCGTCGTCCTCCTGCACGGGACGGGGTCGTTCGGCAAGCCTCCCGCGCGGCGTCATGGCTTCGCGGACGGCTTCCTCCCTTCGGGAAAGGCCTCGGTCGTGAGCGAGGTCGAATCCCTGCTGGACGATCTGCGCGCGCGGGTGATGAACGCCCTGCGCGCCCAGGGGGTCGTCGCGTGTGGACTCAACGCGAGCGCCCTCTTCGAGACGGATGGTGGGGCCATCTGTCGCTGCGAGACGTGGCCCATCCAACTGCTCGTCGAACGCGGCCTCGTGGCGGTGATCTCGGGAGCGCTGGTGGTGGACCGCTCACGAGGCTTCGCCGTCTGCTCGAGTGATGCGATCGCCGCGACCGTGGCGGCGCGGCTCGGTGCCCGACGTCTGCTCTTCGCCACCGATACCCCCGGGGTGATGCACCGCGAGGGGGGCGAGGAGCGCCTGCTGCCCGAGCTGACCGAGGCCTGGGGCGACACCGTGGCGAGGCCGGAGGACGATGTCAGCGGGGGGATGGATGGGAAGGTGCGCGCCGGCTTCGAGGCGGCGCGTGCTGGCGTTCCCACGTTCATCCTCGACGGACGCGTCCCCGGGCGGCTCCTCCAGGCGCTGCGCGGCGAGGAGGTTCCAGGCACCTGGCTGCGTCCCTCCGGCGGCCTTGCGTCGAAAGAGACCCGCGAATGCGCGGCATAG
- a CDS encoding (5-formylfuran-3-yl)methyl phosphate synthase: MKVLISPISVEEALSVCEGGADIIDIKNVQEGSLGASFPWIIRDVVNALGGKPVTFSCTLGDLPFKPGTAALAAAGAASNGARYIKAGLHGTRSYVEALAVMKAVQRTCREFDPNIIVVAAGYADYRRFDGLSTEVLVNVARDAGCDLVMVDTAFKDGKTLFDALSLQEIEDFVGQGHEAGLQVALAGSVRFEHLAELHRVKADVVGVRGCVCRANNRLSRIDAELVSQFVKACRLPAAA, translated from the coding sequence GTGAAGGTGCTCATCAGTCCCATCTCGGTGGAGGAGGCGTTGTCTGTCTGTGAAGGCGGCGCCGACATCATCGACATCAAGAACGTGCAGGAAGGGTCGCTTGGCGCCAGCTTCCCGTGGATCATCCGGGATGTGGTGAACGCGCTCGGGGGGAAGCCGGTCACCTTCAGCTGCACCCTGGGCGATCTTCCGTTCAAGCCCGGAACCGCGGCGCTGGCCGCGGCGGGGGCCGCGTCGAACGGCGCGCGGTACATCAAGGCCGGGCTCCATGGCACCCGCTCGTATGTCGAGGCGCTCGCGGTCATGAAGGCCGTGCAGCGCACCTGCCGGGAGTTCGACCCCAACATCATCGTGGTGGCCGCGGGCTACGCGGACTATCGCCGCTTCGACGGCCTGTCGACGGAGGTCCTGGTCAACGTCGCGCGCGACGCCGGCTGCGACCTGGTGATGGTGGACACCGCCTTCAAGGACGGGAAGACGCTGTTCGACGCGCTCTCGCTCCAGGAGATCGAGGACTTCGTGGGGCAGGGGCACGAGGCCGGGCTCCAGGTGGCGTTGGCGGGCTCCGTCCGCTTCGAGCACCTGGCCGAGCTCCACCGGGTGAAGGCCGACGTCGTGGGCGTCCGTGGCTGCGTGTGCCGGGCCAACAACCGGCTGTCGCGGATCGACGCGGAGCTCGTCAGCCAGTTCGTGAAGGCCTGCCGTCTGCCCGCCGCCGCCTGA
- a CDS encoding NAD(P)-dependent oxidoreductase: MLSIGRSHQSVLRFWGQKENVFRVERGCVPDFRVALSRGDMADLPIHAVGLIGLGRMGLPLGRLLCAQGVPVVAFNRTPARAELLSASGARIVSSPAEVARSVSLMLTVVTGPEDLREVLSGRAGVIGGARAGSIVVDLSTIDAVTSSELAEALRARGIEMLDAPMSGSVHDAEQGTLGLMVGGDAGVLVRARPVLSRIARHIHHFGPNGAGCTAKLALNGLVAAMAQSLAEALAFLERAGGSRALFLEALAASGLSSPLYSRVGQRALAQDFEARFALRLLHKDLGLLATSSRSLGVDLPLGDVVAKLVAARAAAHGERDYAFLVEAQRLTSGLPDSNA, from the coding sequence ATGTTGTCCATTGGTCGGAGCCATCAATCCGTGTTGCGCTTTTGGGGGCAAAAAGAGAATGTCTTCCGCGTCGAACGGGGGTGTGTTCCAGATTTCCGCGTAGCCCTATCGAGAGGGGATATGGCGGACCTTCCAATACATGCCGTAGGACTCATTGGGTTGGGGCGGATGGGATTGCCCCTGGGTCGTCTCCTTTGCGCACAGGGAGTGCCTGTGGTTGCCTTCAACCGGACTCCTGCTCGCGCTGAGTTACTCTCTGCGTCGGGTGCGCGCATCGTCTCATCACCCGCGGAAGTAGCCCGCAGTGTTTCATTGATGCTCACGGTCGTGACAGGTCCCGAGGACCTCCGTGAGGTGCTGTCGGGTCGCGCTGGCGTCATCGGCGGGGCACGCGCGGGGTCGATCGTCGTCGATCTCAGCACCATCGACGCCGTCACCTCTTCGGAGCTCGCCGAGGCGCTCCGCGCCCGTGGCATCGAGATGTTGGATGCGCCCATGAGCGGCAGCGTGCATGACGCTGAACAGGGGACCCTGGGGCTCATGGTGGGTGGGGACGCCGGGGTCCTGGTCCGGGCGCGTCCCGTCCTGTCTCGGATTGCGCGCCACATCCACCACTTCGGCCCCAACGGCGCGGGCTGCACGGCCAAGCTCGCGCTCAATGGCCTGGTGGCCGCGATGGCGCAGTCGCTCGCGGAGGCGCTCGCCTTCCTCGAGCGGGCAGGGGGCTCGCGGGCGCTCTTCCTTGAGGCGCTCGCGGCGAGCGGGCTCTCGTCGCCACTCTATTCACGAGTGGGGCAACGCGCGCTCGCTCAAGACTTCGAGGCCCGCTTCGCGCTTCGCCTGTTGCACAAGGACCTGGGGCTGCTCGCCACGAGCAGCCGCTCCCTGGGGGTCGACCTGCCGCTGGGCGACGTCGTCGCGAAGCTCGTCGCGGCGCGAGCGGCGGCGCACGGTGAGCGGGACTACGCCTTCCTCGTGGAGGCACAGCGTCTCACGTCCGGGTTGCCGGACTCCAACGCGTAG
- a CDS encoding SDR family oxidoreductase, with translation MRQLESPPLTAADTLEGRTFLLTGATGFLGQAVLSHALRELPTARFKLLIRDGKRESAAERLEGKVRDSAAFEPARRQCGKEFFEADFQRRVSVVSGDLSKEGLGIREPRHVMAGVDLVIHCAADVEFHPPLDRALELNTLGPLRVLELTRHMASPRMLHVSTNFVAGTRTGRVAEPEDPRGEYPRARTLNLPFDAKQELEDCLSLIRRVEAELGDQLHEARLRERVGVDASESAVRRERRRGLDARLTTEGTQRAQFWGWPNTYLYTKAMGEQLLLAHAAQTRCAIARTAILSPAEALPVPGWHQGTPPLTPVARMIREGLRVLPGNPRLILDVLPVDHAAAGVLQVAMALLGGQARTVYHVGSSGSNPLTLARLLQGVSDAVRATTPRGPGARGVVEALEAALPVMALPRQAYEVLGVPSAQKAIGILSRLLPSLPGLQPRRRAEVRSRLKRKLREMDYAKRVIDVSLPFMHDYSYEFQTDNLVALRASLPPGERVRFPFEPERIDWDRYVRDVFVPAACPPAESVR, from the coding sequence ATGCGGCAGCTGGAATCCCCTCCCTTGACCGCCGCGGACACGCTCGAAGGGCGAACCTTCCTCCTGACGGGAGCCACGGGCTTTCTCGGGCAGGCGGTGCTGTCGCACGCGTTGCGGGAGCTCCCCACCGCGCGCTTCAAGCTCCTCATCCGCGACGGCAAACGGGAGAGCGCCGCCGAGCGACTCGAGGGCAAGGTGCGCGACAGCGCGGCCTTCGAACCGGCGCGCCGCCAATGTGGCAAGGAGTTCTTCGAAGCGGACTTCCAGCGCAGGGTGAGCGTGGTGAGCGGGGACCTCTCCAAGGAGGGACTGGGCATCCGCGAGCCCCGCCACGTCATGGCTGGCGTGGACCTGGTGATACATTGCGCGGCCGACGTCGAGTTCCATCCTCCGCTGGACCGAGCGCTCGAGCTCAACACGCTGGGGCCGCTCCGGGTCCTCGAGCTGACGCGCCACATGGCCTCGCCCCGGATGCTCCATGTCTCCACCAACTTCGTGGCGGGCACCCGCACGGGTCGTGTCGCGGAACCGGAGGACCCGCGTGGCGAGTACCCTCGCGCGCGGACGCTCAACCTCCCCTTCGATGCAAAGCAGGAGCTGGAGGACTGCTTGTCGCTCATTCGTCGCGTGGAGGCGGAGCTGGGCGACCAACTCCACGAGGCCAGGTTACGGGAGCGGGTTGGCGTGGACGCCAGTGAGAGCGCCGTGCGGCGGGAGCGCCGACGCGGGTTGGACGCCCGATTGACCACCGAGGGAACCCAGCGCGCCCAGTTCTGGGGATGGCCCAACACGTACCTCTACACGAAGGCCATGGGCGAACAGCTGCTCCTTGCCCACGCCGCCCAGACCCGCTGCGCCATCGCGCGAACGGCCATCCTGAGTCCCGCGGAGGCGTTGCCGGTCCCTGGCTGGCATCAGGGCACTCCACCGCTGACCCCCGTTGCCCGGATGATTCGAGAGGGCCTGAGGGTGCTGCCCGGCAATCCCCGCCTCATCCTGGATGTCCTGCCCGTCGACCACGCGGCCGCGGGCGTTCTCCAGGTGGCGATGGCCCTGCTGGGTGGACAGGCCCGGACCGTCTACCACGTGGGCTCGTCCGGTTCGAACCCGCTCACCCTCGCGCGACTGCTGCAAGGGGTCTCGGACGCGGTGCGCGCCACCACGCCGCGCGGACCGGGGGCGCGCGGGGTGGTGGAGGCGTTGGAGGCGGCGCTGCCCGTCATGGCCCTTCCGCGACAGGCGTACGAGGTGCTGGGGGTGCCTTCGGCGCAGAAGGCCATCGGCATCCTCTCGAGGCTCCTGCCGAGCCTGCCTGGACTCCAACCCAGGCGACGCGCGGAGGTGAGGAGTCGCCTGAAGCGGAAGCTGCGCGAGATGGACTACGCGAAGCGGGTGATCGACGTGTCGCTCCCCTTCATGCACGACTACAGCTACGAGTTCCAGACGGACAATCTCGTGGCGCTGCGCGCGAGCCTCCCGCCGGGAGAACGCGTCCGCTTCCCCTTCGAGCCCGAGCGCATCGATTGGGATCGCTACGTGCGCGACGTGTTCGTCCCCGCCGCCTGCCCGCCCGCCGAGTCCGTGCGCTGA
- a CDS encoding peptidylprolyl isomerase, which translates to MHRKGSRGVLVGLAWGLVACGDPNVVAEVGKRDVSKGDVSAYLEARSAREAPSATQALDALVDRSLLADEARRAGLDKDPKVQARLRTAEREVLAQALLDQRLSAATDDAKLRERHAASREKLVRREVHVRQIMVLVPPGADEVTRNRLQSRINGLYARLVSGESFEVVAREGSEDTASASRGGDLGPVLEGQVDEGFFTEAARLAKGERSRPFATAFGFHVLEAVEPVRTVEPTFEQVRGRLEAEVRRDAQEALMKELRERIPVKRHPERLEARAQGPRS; encoded by the coding sequence GTGCATCGCAAGGGTTCGAGAGGGGTTCTCGTGGGGCTGGCGTGGGGGCTGGTGGCCTGCGGCGACCCGAACGTGGTGGCGGAGGTCGGCAAGCGCGACGTGTCGAAGGGGGACGTGTCGGCGTACCTCGAGGCGCGCAGTGCTCGGGAAGCGCCTTCGGCGACGCAGGCGCTGGACGCGTTGGTGGACCGTTCGCTGCTCGCGGACGAGGCCCGGCGGGCGGGGCTGGACAAGGACCCGAAGGTCCAGGCCCGGCTGAGGACGGCGGAGCGGGAGGTGCTGGCGCAGGCGCTGCTCGACCAGCGCCTGTCGGCGGCCACGGACGATGCGAAGCTTCGTGAGCGTCACGCGGCGTCGCGGGAGAAGCTGGTGCGCCGCGAGGTGCATGTGCGGCAGATCATGGTCCTGGTGCCGCCGGGGGCGGACGAGGTGACGCGCAACCGGCTGCAGTCGCGCATCAATGGCCTGTACGCGCGGCTGGTGAGTGGCGAGTCGTTCGAGGTGGTGGCGCGGGAGGGGTCGGAGGACACGGCGAGCGCGTCGCGGGGGGGAGACCTGGGGCCCGTGTTGGAGGGCCAGGTGGACGAGGGGTTCTTCACGGAGGCGGCGCGGCTGGCGAAGGGCGAGCGCTCGAGGCCGTTCGCGACCGCGTTCGGGTTCCATGTGCTGGAGGCGGTGGAGCCGGTGCGGACGGTGGAGCCCACGTTCGAGCAGGTGCGGGGCCGGCTGGAGGCGGAGGTCCGGCGCGACGCGCAGGAGGCGCTGATGAAGGAGCTGCGCGAGCGCATCCCCGTGAAGCGCCACCCCGAGCGGCTGGAGGCCAGGGCGCAGGGGCCCCGGTCCTGA